The segment CGCCGGCGCCGACGTGAACAAGGTCAAGCTCGTCAACGTCGGCTTCGACCCGCGCGTGTTGGTCGAGGGCAAGGTGGACGTTTACCCGCTCTTCAAATCGAACGAGCCGTTCCTGCTGCGCAGCCTGGGCCATGAGATCACGCTGTGGGACGCAGCAGACTACGGCGTGCCGACCCTGGGGCTGACCTACACCACCAGCGAGTCGCTGCTGCGCGAGCAACCGGAGATGCTGGCGCGCTTTCTGCGGGCTGCCTTGCGCGGCATTGCATACGCGGCGGAGCGCCCCGATGAAGCCGTGCAGATCGTGTTGAAATACGCCGGCCCGGAGACCAACCCCGATCACATGCGCTACATGTTGCTCACCGAGCTGCGAGACGCACAGAGCAATGTGACTGAGGGGCGCGGTTGGGGTTGGCAAACCAAAGAGCAGTGGCAGGCCCTGGCCGATATGCTCTACCGCTACAACGCACTGCCTTCGCTCGACGTCGCCGGCGCCTTCACCACCCAGATCCTCGAGCGGGCCAAGTAGCGCGGATAGTCAGAGATCGAAAGCACAGATGGGTAGGCGAGGGCAATACCCCCGCCTACCCCAGGATTTGGCCTTCTTGTCGCGCGGAGCCATGCAGCAGGGCCGGGCATTGCTTTCACCCAGGCCCGCCATGCTGCCACGCGTCAGTAGACGAATGGGATGAACTTGCGCGTCCGCCGGCAATAGTCGGCATATTCAGGATATTTCTCCCGTAGCCAGCGTTCCTCACGGCGCGACTTCAGGTCGAAGAAGATGAACAGGACGACCGACGAAAGCAAACCGACGATGCTGTTGAGGAAGAGGCCGATGGCCAACATGCCCAAGATCACCCCCGCGTAGATCGGGTGACGCACCACTGCGTATGCGCCGGTGCGCACCAGATAACCCTCATCCAGCGGCTTGGGATTGGGGGTGAGGTTGCGCCCCAGCGCCATCACGCCCCAGGCGAACAGGCCGGCCGCGCCGACGGCGATGACTGCCCCCAGGCCGCGCGCAAGCCAGCCGAGCGCCGACGGCCAGGGCGCGCCGATCGGCACCAGCCATGTCGCCGCCAGCAGGAGGGGCAGCAGGGTAAACTGCGCGACGACCCACCCCTCCCCGCGCGACCCAAAAGCGACGCGTTGCATGTATCTGGATGATACCGGGTCTATTTCAGTTTGGGGGCGAAGAATAGGCAGCAGACCACATCGCGTCAAAGGCGTGACCCATGACGGCCGCCCGAATCGGGAGCAGACGCTCGATGCCGGGACGGCTCCAGCGCATCCCGCTACCGGCGAAGCGATGACGGAATTGCTTGCAGGCGCTCTCGACCACGCCGCTGCCGATCGGCCAGCCATCTTCGCGCAGGCTCTGGTATTGCATGCGTCGCCGGTTGTCCCCGAAGTAGCCCGCTTCACGCCGTAGCATCTCGGCGTGCTGGGGATGGGTATGGGCGGCCTGACGGAGTCGAGCCGCAATCCGGTCGGCATGGCCCTGGAACAAGAGGGTTTCGTGGGCACGATACCAAGCCTGGGCCGCCGGGCTGCCTGCTGCGTGCAGGCCGTGAGCAACCTGCCACAGATGCTGGCTGGCGTGATACCAGTCCACGGCTTGTCGGCTGTCGTAGAAGTGCTCGCTGACCAGATTCCAAATCCACGCGGCGCCATCGCCCAAGGCGATGGTGTCACGTGCCTGCGTCCAGCCGCGACGTTGGGCGGCCGTCCACAACACCTGGCCGAACCGTTCCGGCCCGCCCAGATGGGCGACGTAGCCGGCGCGGACGGCGTGGGCCGTGTCAACCCACTCCTCGCTCTGGCGATCCCAAGTCGGCTGTAGCACGACATCGAACACGCACCCCACCTTGAGTTCCTTCCAGCCTTCGCCACGCACATGAACCGTTGCTCCGTCCAGGGCGACACCCATCTTGCCCGGCACGGTCGCCGCCTCGGCGGTGCGCCCGCCGCCGTCCGCCAGGGCGCGTTGTGTGGCTTCTACCCCCCGAAAGCGCTCTCCCCATACCGCCACCCGCCGCCACACACTGCTGTCGGACATGACCAGCCCGCCCACCTGTCCCAGGATGCGCTCCGCTTCCTCAAACGTCACCAGCCCGCTCAGCCACACCGCCTGCTTGGCCACCTGTTCGCTCCAGTGCTTGTCCCACACCGCCAGCTGCCGATCGAGGGGGGAAAAGCCCGACGCGGCAGGCTTCACAGTAGTAGTATCCTCGCTGCACGGACAGGCTGCCCACGCGGCTCTCGACCGTGTTCCGCTTGCGGCCTTTGGAGTGCATCTCCCGCCCGCACTGCGGACAGACCGGCCCCGGCACCGGGCGGCTCGCCTCTTGCGCCTCGATCACGGTGACCGCCATCGCCTCGCTCATCCGCTTGCGCAGCTTCAGGATCACCTCCTCGATCTGCGTCAGCGTCGGCTGGCCGGCCTGTTCATTCCA is part of the Candidatus Roseilinea sp. genome and harbors:
- a CDS encoding ABC transporter substrate-binding protein, which produces MLLRHLLFVSLALMVAACQTLPAPPPRTSPTKLTFMAGYKPQANLPFVGAYVAQEKGYFQAEGLEVTIEHSPGQGQHLQLLVAGKVHVTTQDAATLLQRRADPGLPLVSIALIGQRGQQAFAALKGSGINSPKDWEGRLVGYKGTPPPDLFALLSAAGADVNKVKLVNVGFDPRVLVEGKVDVYPLFKSNEPFLLRSLGHEITLWDAADYGVPTLGLTYTTSESLLREQPEMLARFLRAALRGIAYAAERPDEAVQIVLKYAGPETNPDHMRYMLLTELRDAQSNVTEGRGWGWQTKEQWQALADMLYRYNALPSLDVAGAFTTQILERAK